A single region of the Lotus japonicus ecotype B-129 chromosome 4, LjGifu_v1.2 genome encodes:
- the LOC130711702 gene encoding NAC domain-containing protein 75-like isoform X1, whose protein sequence is MNNMSNLSSFSSSGLIDSRLEEHQLCRSKQCPSCGHKFEGKPDWLGLPAGVKFDPTDQELMEHLEAKGKDMKSHPLIDEFILTIEGEDGICYTHPEKIPGVSRDGLSRHFFHRPSKAYTTGTRKRRKIQTECDHLQQGGETRWHKTGKTRPVIVNGKQKGCKKILVLYTNFGKNRKPEKTNWVMHQYHLGQNEEEKEGELVVSKIFYQTQPRQCNWSEKSAATTTTTTNGEGSGDPNYSGSGSCSSKEVVTQRDEMSAAVVGVTPMTSFTTALDIQHLKSDHLSFFPFRKSLHEVGIGEASRTSREVQASGSCEEEVHEQRHVAHHDHHQQQQQQQIATTSFHMISRPSHPISTIISPPPLNHTSINILDDNSYQVSTTTMMLQNDNFQQHDDKLGGRSASGLEELIMGCTSTLTKQSQESSMANPQEAEWLKYSSYWPHPDHH, encoded by the exons ATGAATAACATGAGCAACTTGAGTTCTTTCAGCAGCTCTGGTCTCATAGATTCCAGGCTTGAAGAGCATCAATTGTGTAGATCTAAACAGTGCCCTAGTTGTGGACACAAGTTTGAAGGGAAGCCG GATTGGCTTGGTCTACCAGCAGGAGTTAAGTTTGATCCAACAGACCAAGAACTCATGGAACATCTTGAAGCCAAGGGAAAGGATATGAAATCACACCCTTTGATTGATGAGTTCATTCTCACTATTGAAGGAGAAGATGGGATTTGTTACACCCATCCTGAAAAAATTCCAG GAGTATCAAGAGATGGGTTGAGTAGACACTTCTTCCACAGACCATCAAAGGCATACACAACAGGTACAAGAAAAAGGAGAAAGATTCAAACTGAATGTGATCACTTGCAACAAGGAGGAGAAACCCGTTGGCACAAAACTGGGAAAACAAGACCAGTGATTGTGAATGGAAAACAAAAAGGGTGCAAGAAAATTCTAGTCCTGTATACCAATTTTGGGAAGAACAGAAAACCAGAAAAGACAAACTGGGTGATGCACCAGTACCATCTGGGACAgaatgaagaagagaaagaaggggAACTTGTGGTGTCAAAGATATTTTATCAGACACAGCCAAGGCAGTGTAATTGGTCTGAGAAAagtgcagcaacaacaacaacaacaacaaatggtGAAGGAAGTGGAGACCCTAACTACAGTGGAAGTGGTAGTTGCTCTTCTAAGGAAGTGGTTACTCAAAGAGATGAGATGTCTGCTGCTGTTGTTGGGGTTACTCCAATGACAAGCTTCACCACTGCTTTGGATATTCAGCACCTAAAATCTGACCATTTAAGCTTCTTCCCATTCAGAAAAAGCTTGCATGAG GTTGGAATAGGAGAAGCTTCGAGGACATCAAGAGAAGTTCAAGCATCAGGCTCATGCGAGGAAGAAGTACATGAACAACGGCATGTAGCACATcatgatcatcatcaacaacaacaacaacaacagattGCAACGACATCGTTCCACATGATCAGTAGGCCTTCGCATCCCATCTCCACAATCATCTCTCCACCACCTCTCAACCACACATCCATCAATATCCTAGACGACAATTCTTACCAAGTCTCCACAACAACAATGATGCTCCAAAATGATAATTTTCAG CAACATGATGATAAACTAGGAGGAAGGTCTGCGTCTGGTTTGGAGGAACTCATTATGGGGTGCACTTCAACTCTTACCAAACAG TCACAGGAGTCATCCATGGCAAACCCACAAGAAGCTGAGTGGTTGAAGTACTCTTCTTACTGGCCACACCCTGACCATCATTGA
- the LOC130711702 gene encoding NAC domain-containing protein 75-like isoform X2, with amino-acid sequence MDWLGLPAGVKFDPTDQELMEHLEAKGKDMKSHPLIDEFILTIEGEDGICYTHPEKIPGVSRDGLSRHFFHRPSKAYTTGTRKRRKIQTECDHLQQGGETRWHKTGKTRPVIVNGKQKGCKKILVLYTNFGKNRKPEKTNWVMHQYHLGQNEEEKEGELVVSKIFYQTQPRQCNWSEKSAATTTTTTNGEGSGDPNYSGSGSCSSKEVVTQRDEMSAAVVGVTPMTSFTTALDIQHLKSDHLSFFPFRKSLHEVGIGEASRTSREVQASGSCEEEVHEQRHVAHHDHHQQQQQQQIATTSFHMISRPSHPISTIISPPPLNHTSINILDDNSYQVSTTTMMLQNDNFQQHDDKLGGRSASGLEELIMGCTSTLTKQSQESSMANPQEAEWLKYSSYWPHPDHH; translated from the exons ATG GATTGGCTTGGTCTACCAGCAGGAGTTAAGTTTGATCCAACAGACCAAGAACTCATGGAACATCTTGAAGCCAAGGGAAAGGATATGAAATCACACCCTTTGATTGATGAGTTCATTCTCACTATTGAAGGAGAAGATGGGATTTGTTACACCCATCCTGAAAAAATTCCAG GAGTATCAAGAGATGGGTTGAGTAGACACTTCTTCCACAGACCATCAAAGGCATACACAACAGGTACAAGAAAAAGGAGAAAGATTCAAACTGAATGTGATCACTTGCAACAAGGAGGAGAAACCCGTTGGCACAAAACTGGGAAAACAAGACCAGTGATTGTGAATGGAAAACAAAAAGGGTGCAAGAAAATTCTAGTCCTGTATACCAATTTTGGGAAGAACAGAAAACCAGAAAAGACAAACTGGGTGATGCACCAGTACCATCTGGGACAgaatgaagaagagaaagaaggggAACTTGTGGTGTCAAAGATATTTTATCAGACACAGCCAAGGCAGTGTAATTGGTCTGAGAAAagtgcagcaacaacaacaacaacaacaaatggtGAAGGAAGTGGAGACCCTAACTACAGTGGAAGTGGTAGTTGCTCTTCTAAGGAAGTGGTTACTCAAAGAGATGAGATGTCTGCTGCTGTTGTTGGGGTTACTCCAATGACAAGCTTCACCACTGCTTTGGATATTCAGCACCTAAAATCTGACCATTTAAGCTTCTTCCCATTCAGAAAAAGCTTGCATGAG GTTGGAATAGGAGAAGCTTCGAGGACATCAAGAGAAGTTCAAGCATCAGGCTCATGCGAGGAAGAAGTACATGAACAACGGCATGTAGCACATcatgatcatcatcaacaacaacaacaacaacagattGCAACGACATCGTTCCACATGATCAGTAGGCCTTCGCATCCCATCTCCACAATCATCTCTCCACCACCTCTCAACCACACATCCATCAATATCCTAGACGACAATTCTTACCAAGTCTCCACAACAACAATGATGCTCCAAAATGATAATTTTCAG CAACATGATGATAAACTAGGAGGAAGGTCTGCGTCTGGTTTGGAGGAACTCATTATGGGGTGCACTTCAACTCTTACCAAACAG TCACAGGAGTCATCCATGGCAAACCCACAAGAAGCTGAGTGGTTGAAGTACTCTTCTTACTGGCCACACCCTGACCATCATTGA
- the LOC130711703 gene encoding phosphatidylglycerophosphate phosphatase PTPMT2-like has product MKIEELEDAEYCREERERYERQIVSVDAKRALVGAGARILFYPTLLYNVLRNKMEAEFRWWDQIDEFLLLGAVPFPKDVPHLKKLGVGGVITLNEPYETLVPSSLYHAHGIDHLVIPTRDYLFAPSFVDISRAVQFIHQNATCGKTTYVHCKAGRGRSTTIVLCYLVQYKNMTPAGALEYVRCRRPRVLLAPSQWKAVQDYNKQIQCPLPYSPSGDEVLITKADLEGYHSASDTSMELAIVPKLPKTKPMIARLSCLFASLKVSGSSVPMTRRLPVSESRAC; this is encoded by the exons ATGAAGATCGAGGAATTGGAGGATGCAGAGTATTGTagggaagaaagagagagatacGAGAGGCAGATTGTGAGCGTTGATGCGAAGCGAGCGTTGGTCGGAGCAGGTGCCCGGATTCTGTTTTACCCGACACTTTTGTATAATGTGCTTCGTAACAAGATGGAAGCTGAGTTCAGGTGGTGGGATCAAATTGATGAG TTTTTGCTACTGGGGGCGGTTCCATTCCCGAAAGATGTTCCTCATTTGAAGAAGCTTGGTGTGGGTGGTGTGATTACTCTGAATGAGCCTTATGAAACTTTGGTGCCATCATCATTATATCAT GCTCATGGGATTGATCATTTGGTCATCCCCACGAGGGATTATCTCTTTGCTCCCTCGTTTGTGGATATAAGCCGGGCTGTGCAGTTCATTCACC AGAACGCAACTTGCGGAAAAACCACTTATGTTCACTGTAAAGCTGGGCGAGGGAGGAGTACTACAATTGTGCTTTGTTATCTG GTTCAATACAAGAACATGACACCAGCCGGTGCCCTAGAATATGTGCGGTGTCGAAGGCCTAGAGTGCTACTAGCACCATCACAGTGGAAG GCTGTTCAAGACTATAACAAGCAAATACAATGTCCTTTACCATACTCTCCATCCGGGGATGAAGTTCTTATAACCAAAGCTGATCTTGAAGGCTATCACAGCGCAAGTGATACTAGTATGGAGCTTGCCATTGTTCCTAAATTGCCAAAGACAAAGCCCATGATAGCAAGATTATCTTGCCTGTTTGCATCCTTAAAAGTATCTGGTAGCAGTGTACCAATGACCAGGCGGTTGCCAGTTTCTGAGTCACGCGCATGCTAA